DNA from Prevotella melaninogenica:
CCTTAACTTCAAATCAGTCATTAGAGATATCGGAGAGCAAAGTGTAATAAATTAGAATTGATTATTGAAAAAACATATCACTTATGTCATTATAATTACTACACATCTGCTTTTTCTGACAAAATGAAAGCAAAATTTTCTGATGTCCGATTTGGGCTAAATCCATTCATAGAACAATGAATATCATTTAGGTTGATACAAAGATTTGATTAAGCTGTATGTTTTCACACTAAAACAGAAAAGAATATGAAGATTATCAGGGATTTTGGTGAATATTTCAAGTATTCGCTTCACGATGCACACATCAACAGAATTGAACATAAACAAGACAATTTGGTTTTGTATTTTAATTATATTTTTTCGTATAATGGAAAAACAGAGCAAACCCATAAAGCAAAGATTATTTTTGAACATACAGATATTGATGACATCAATGTACTTGTGTTCAACAAAAGATGGTTAGATGATTTTCAAGGTAAATGTATCGATTTAGAGACATACCAAAAGAAATATAAGAACTATGAGTTTGAGGTTATTGACGAGAGTTATAACTGGGGAAAGGCTGTATATCAAGGCTGGCTTTGGGTACAAGAGACACCCGTATACTGCATAATGAATATATTTTTTAAGGGCAAAATGATATATGTAATTGATGAATAGATAGTTGCTTATCAAATAACTACACATCAGAAATGGAGAACAACATTTATGGTATGACTGATAACAAAGATAGTTTGCCCCTAATCACAGTTTTGTAGAAAAAAGGTGCTTTATTTCTTCAAGAAGAAACGTTGAGTACGCGCAAATAGTTAGCTGTCCATACACATTTAAGACAACAAAAGAACAGTTTATCCGTGTTTGATAACGTAAGTCCCTGAATAACAACTATTCGCAAACGTCACATTCTAATGACGGTCATTAGATATCATTTAACCTCGATAGGATAACTTATTCGTAGTTAATATCGTAAGACATTGACTATCAATCAGTATCAAACTTTATTTTCTAATAACTATTATTAGATATTATTCAAATTTTCTGTTTTAGTACCCAGAAGACTGATTTGAGACAAATAACTCACCATCAAAATATTCTTTATCAAATTACACTTTACTGTCATTACTGTCATCCAAAGAGAGTGTATAACTAATTAGTTTATAAGGAGTTTGTGCTAAATGTTAAAATGACAGCAAACTAAATCGAAAATAGTTTTGTAAGTAAATGCTTAAATTTAAGTCTAACGTAGCACTTCAAAACTCTATATAGACATAATAAAAACGTAAGAACCCTGTAGTATAAATAAGAGAAAAGACCTTTGTGGGCTTAAAGTTCGTTTGCATGCTATAAACACCTATTTCTTTATAGTAAGAACAAATACATCAAAATAGAAACAAAGGCTTGTATGAAAGACTACATAGATTCTTATAGAATAATGTACGCTACTTAGAAATTGTTTTAAGAGATATCTAATGTAACTTTGCACTCGGAAGTTAACGAATACATTTACAAACTCCGAGTGCTATTCTTTAAATATCAATTTCGCATTCCGAAGACTTACTTCTTTGGTACAAAAGTCTCCCATGTTTGGTCATCAAAGAAGATACGAATCTCCGTGATACGACGTTGCGGTTTGTCAATATACTTTACCTCTGTACGAGATGGACTTTTATACATACTATCACTATATGGAGAGCTTATCTGTTCTGTCTCTGGCTGTGAGGATGGAGTAGGATAAGGAAAGTCAAGCATACCCTCAGAGGCTCCAGGAGATACCATCTCGGCTTCTCCAGTTGAAGAATTAGGTTCAGTAACCTGATCCTTAAACATAGGTCCTTGTCCGTACAGAAGCCAATCAAGATTAATCTTTGTGAACTTACTCTTGATAGCTTCAACTGTATTTAGAGTCGGTTTTGTTCTTCCAGTAAAAATACTACTGAGAGATGCTGATGAGATTCCTATGAAATCTGAGAAAGTTTGTTGAGTCATATGCTGACTCTCCATAAGCTGTCTGATTCGATCTTTCATATCCAAATTCTATCGTTCGTTAGCAAATAGAGGAGTTTTTAAGCTGATTAGGCACCTCTTTAATAACTTTACAAAGGTAAACATAATATTTTAAATATCAAAATAATGAACTGAGGATATTTCATTTGTATATCTTACTTTTGATATTTACATTTCACAAATATAAATAGCTAAACATGTGCACTTCTAATATACATTTATAAAATGATATATACAAATCTATATGATATCAAAGGAATAAATAAGCATAAAACTCTAAATTACTGGCTATAAACAACCTTTATTGACGTATACAAACCTAAAATAGCAAAATATGCAATAAAAAGGGAGATAACAAGAGTTTAAGCTGATAAAAGTATCAATACATTATAATAAATGACTGATTAACAACGAATTATCTATTAGAACTACTTAATGTATAAAAATACATATTGATTTATAAACACAAATATTCTAATTTTAATTTGCAAATACGTTTTTGTATGTGCAGTTTTTAATACAAAAATCATTCCTATCTCTCAACATATACAAATATAAAGTAGGAAAATATATGTTTTCTATTTTAGAAAACTAAAACCAAAAGAATGTGAAATATAAATCAGCTATTACGAAAAAATGCCATTTTTTGCGTGCTTAAAGTATTTACGAACAAGGATAAAGAAGACAAAAAATACGCGAAAAATGAAGAGGGTAAAATGAGCTAACCACCCTATTACTCAATAGAAAACATAAAAAAAGCACTCTTTTCAGAGTGCTCCTTTTAGCTTAAAAAATTATGATTTCTGATAAAAACAGGAGATTTTTATGCTTCAAAAGCATCAAAAAGCCTTCTATTTTTTAGTGAAGTATGAAGAAAATTAGCTCTTTCATCAAATCTCCTGCACCAGTATTAGGATTATCTAATCCTTTACTCTTTCCATCGATATCTCGAATCTTAGAAATTATGTCCATCGTTTTGCGAGCAGAATAATTCTTTTGCCCTATTACAAAATCTTTAGCTCCCCATGTATTACGCAAATCTAAAGCAGCAGCAATATCTTGTTCCGTATTTTTTCGAGGAGAATAATGAACTATCATCAAACTTTGGAAATAAGAAAAGAGTAATGGAAGGAAAGAATAAAGAGAACCAGCTTTTGGATTATTGTCAAAATATTTCACAATCTGATTTGCTTTAAAACAATCCTTCTGTACAATCGCATTTCTAAGTTCAAAAGCATTGAAGTCTTTACTGACACCTATCTCCTTCTCCACTACTTCTGGGGTGACACGAAGATTATCTGCAGGAAGAGAGATAAGCACCTTATCCAACTCAGAAGTAAGACGACTAAGATCTGCACCAATATGATCAGCTATTATCTGACATGCCTTTGAATCGATACTAACTTTTCTCTCCTTCAAATAACTTTGGATAAAATCTGGTAGCTGATAGTCGCGCAACTTCTTACTTTCAAAAACGACACCGACAGCCTGTGCCAATCCTACAGCTTTTTTACGTGCGTCAATTTTCCCGTTTTTATGGCACCATACAAGGATGGTTGATTTTACGGGATTTTTGAGGTACTTCTCCAATGCTTCCAAAGAACGAATATTCTGTGCCTCTTTGACGATTATCACTTGATACTCCGCCATCATAGGATATCGTCGTGCCATATCAGCTACCTGTACAGCTGTAACATCTGATCCAAAACAGATAGTCTGATTAAAATCTCGTTCTTCTGGAGAAAGAACATGCTCTGCTATATAGCCAGAAATCTGATCGATATAATAAGACTCTTCCCCCATCAGCATATAGATGGGAGCAAACTTCTTATTCTTCAGATCCTGCATAATACTCTGAAATGTTGGTCCTTGCTTTGCTGGCATTTACTTTTTTATTAACTTTGCATAAAAGATAAACCATATATAGAGGCAAGAAGACTGAGATTATAAGTCCTATATTGATAGAAAACTATCTTAGGAAACATATCTCCCTATATCTTGCAGTATGGTCTTTCATGCAAAGTTAATAGAAAAGAGATAGAAAACAAAATTTTCATTTGACTTTCACTATACACCTTAAACCTTATTATATATAAGATATTTAGATATGATGCATCTTAACCTCCCTCCTTATCAGATTAGAGTAAGAGAGGTAAACGGACGAAAGCAGATTTTTGATGTACTTCGCAGGAAGTATATAGCACTCACGCCAGAGGAATGGGTGCGCCAACACTTTATTCATTATCTCATTGAACATAAGAGCTACCCTGTTACCCTACTTGCTAACGAGGTTCCACTACAAGTTGGCGAGAAGAAAGTCCGTGCTGATAGTGTGCTTTACGATAATCAGCTTCGTCCGAGGATGATTATTGAATACAAAGCACCTAACATACCATTAACACAGAAAGTATTTGAACAGATATCCGTTTACAACCTCCTACTTCATGTTGATTATCTGATCGTATCAAATGGCTTAGATACTTATATCTGTAAAATGGATTATGAGAATCAAACATACGCTTTCCTTGAGACAATTCCAGACTATCAAAACATTTAACAATGCAATTGCATAATCCTCATATAGTCTTCTTATTAATCTTTACAATCAATAAGCCAACATATTTTGGCACTATCTTTGTTTATAGGTCAATATGAAACTATAAACAGGTGTTATTTCATATAAATAGAAGATAATATGGCAATAGGCAAATGGATTGGTGGCGCATTAGGCTGGATACTTAGCGGAAATATGCTGGGTGGTTTAGTTGGCTATTGTATAGGAACAATGCTTGACGAAGCATTTGCAGGCGATAATAGAGGTGGTGATAGGCAGAACGGATATGGCGAGCAAAGTCATTTTGGAGGCACGCGTCCGTTTGAAGAAGACCGCAACTCCTTTTTGTTCTCTATGCTTGTCCTTTCCTCTTACATTATAAAAGCCGATGGAAAGATAATGCACTCTGAGATGGAATATGTACGCCAATTCCTTCGTCATAACTTCGGCGAGCAGGCTGTAAGCCAAGGAGAATCAATTCTGCTAAAGTTATTTGATTTACAGAAGCAACAAGGCCCTTACCAATTTAAAGAAACAATCCGTAAGAGCTGTGTTGAAATACGTTTTCATACAAGTGTCAGTCAACGACTACAATTACTAAATTACCTTGTCATCATAGCAAAAGCAGATGGCATAGTAAGCCCAGAAGAAGTTGTTGCACTGAAAGAGATTGCCTTATATCTTGGTCTTTCTGCGCAAGACATAGAGTCCATGCTCAACTTAGAAAGTGGAGCAAAAGCAAGTAGTAACATTGAAGATGCCTATAAAGTATTAGGGGTATCTCCATCAGCAACAGACGATGAGGTCAAGGCTGCTTACCGCAAGATGGCACTTAAACATCATCCAGACCGTGTTTCTACACTTGGAGACGATATCCGAAAGGCTGCTGAAAAGAAGTTCCAGGAGATTAATGACGCCAAAGAAAGAATCTATAAGGCAAGAGGACTGTGAGGAAAGTGGACAGGTTTATAATTGACAAGTAAATGCTAATCAATTCACAACAAACATCTTCATTAAGAAACAATCATAAATTGCACTATGGCAACAAGACTTAAAATAAAAACAACAGAAGGCGATATCATTATTCGCCTTTATGACGAGACTCCAAAACATCGTGATAACTTTTTAAAGCTTGCAAAGGAAGGGTATTTCAATGGTACGCTCTTCCACCGAGTAATAAAGGACTTTATGATACAAGGTGGTGATCCAGATAGTAAGAATGCTCCAAAGGGTAAGATGTTAGGTACAGGTGGACCAGACTATACCATTCCTGCTGAATTTGTGTATCCACAATACTTTCACAAACGTGGTGCCTTGAGTGCAGCCCGCACAGGTGATGAAGTTAACCTTGAGAAAGAAAGCAGTGGTAGTCAGTTTTACATTGTATGGGGAAAGACCTTTAAGCCTGCAGAACTGAAGCAAATGGAGCATCAGATGGCAATGCAACAAGAGCAGCAGGTATTCAATCAGCTTACAAGAGAACATCACGAGGAGATAATGAATTTAAGACGTAATCGTGACCGTGTAGGACTGCAAGAGCTACAAGACAAACTGATAGAACAAACAAAAACAACTTGTAAGCAACAAGGTAAGCCTTCCTTTACAGAAGAACAAATAGAGGTTTATACTAATGTTGGTGGTACTCCTTTCCTCGATAATCAGTACACCGTCTTCGGTGAGGTGGAGGAAGGTCTTGACATCGTTGAACGTATACAAAACTGCGATACAGACCGCAACGACCGTCCAACAGAAGATGTTAAGATAGAAACTGTAGCCTTATTGTAAGCCTACATAATGAAACATAAAATGACATAATATCCTCGTATAGTTATTCCAGCAAGAAATAACTATACAAGGATATCTTATTTAACCCAGCAGGTTTAATCTTTCTTAGCGAAGATAGTATGACAACTGCTCTAAATTCTTCTGCTTAGTTGCGTCCGTTATCAAAAAGATATCTATAAGCCACCAGATACCACAACCACCAGCTGTCAACAACTTACCAATACCTAAACCAACATCTCCAATATAGAAGCGATCAATACCAAGTGATCCTATAAATATTGACAAAAGAATTGATAGCAAAGGATCTTTCATCTGAGACTGGAGAGCCAATATCTCTGACTCACTAATATCAGTGTTTTCCAATCTTGTACGAACACTCGGAATACTTCCTGCAGGGATTTTTGATGAAAGCATCATCAATATATGATTCACCTTATCTGATTCCATAATGATTACCTTAGGTTTAATAATTTATATAACTTTACATGTTCCCCAAACCTATATCCACTATATCTTTAGGATATTTCTCACAATAAACCAAATGAAAAAGAGAATTATATACAACCATATAAGCCGCTTATCTTCTATTACCTTTGTGAGACTATCCTTAGCCTTCCCTTTTGGAAGTAAGGCGCGTACT
Protein-coding regions in this window:
- a CDS encoding helix-turn-helix domain-containing protein, producing the protein MKDRIRQLMESQHMTQQTFSDFIGISSASLSSIFTGRTKPTLNTVEAIKSKFTKINLDWLLYGQGPMFKDQVTEPNSSTGEAEMVSPGASEGMLDFPYPTPSSQPETEQISSPYSDSMYKSPSRTEVKYIDKPQRRITEIRIFFDDQTWETFVPKK
- the holA gene encoding DNA polymerase III subunit delta: MPAKQGPTFQSIMQDLKNKKFAPIYMLMGEESYYIDQISGYIAEHVLSPEERDFNQTICFGSDVTAVQVADMARRYPMMAEYQVIIVKEAQNIRSLEALEKYLKNPVKSTILVWCHKNGKIDARKKAVGLAQAVGVVFESKKLRDYQLPDFIQSYLKERKVSIDSKACQIIADHIGADLSRLTSELDKVLISLPADNLRVTPEVVEKEIGVSKDFNAFELRNAIVQKDCFKANQIVKYFDNNPKAGSLYSFLPLLFSYFQSLMIVHYSPRKNTEQDIAAALDLRNTWGAKDFVIGQKNYSARKTMDIISKIRDIDGKSKGLDNPNTGAGDLMKELIFFILH
- a CDS encoding type I restriction enzyme HsdR N-terminal domain-containing protein, whose protein sequence is MMHLNLPPYQIRVREVNGRKQIFDVLRRKYIALTPEEWVRQHFIHYLIEHKSYPVTLLANEVPLQVGEKKVRADSVLYDNQLRPRMIIEYKAPNIPLTQKVFEQISVYNLLLHVDYLIVSNGLDTYICKMDYENQTYAFLETIPDYQNI
- a CDS encoding DnaJ domain-containing protein produces the protein MAIGKWIGGALGWILSGNMLGGLVGYCIGTMLDEAFAGDNRGGDRQNGYGEQSHFGGTRPFEEDRNSFLFSMLVLSSYIIKADGKIMHSEMEYVRQFLRHNFGEQAVSQGESILLKLFDLQKQQGPYQFKETIRKSCVEIRFHTSVSQRLQLLNYLVIIAKADGIVSPEEVVALKEIALYLGLSAQDIESMLNLESGAKASSNIEDAYKVLGVSPSATDDEVKAAYRKMALKHHPDRVSTLGDDIRKAAEKKFQEINDAKERIYKARGL
- a CDS encoding peptidylprolyl isomerase; its protein translation is MATRLKIKTTEGDIIIRLYDETPKHRDNFLKLAKEGYFNGTLFHRVIKDFMIQGGDPDSKNAPKGKMLGTGGPDYTIPAEFVYPQYFHKRGALSAARTGDEVNLEKESSGSQFYIVWGKTFKPAELKQMEHQMAMQQEQQVFNQLTREHHEEIMNLRRNRDRVGLQELQDKLIEQTKTTCKQQGKPSFTEEQIEVYTNVGGTPFLDNQYTVFGEVEEGLDIVERIQNCDTDRNDRPTEDVKIETVALL
- a CDS encoding TM2 domain-containing protein: MESDKVNHILMMLSSKIPAGSIPSVRTRLENTDISESEILALQSQMKDPLLSILLSIFIGSLGIDRFYIGDVGLGIGKLLTAGGCGIWWLIDIFLITDATKQKNLEQLSYYLR